GCAGACGTTCGAACGATTCTTCGTACAAAATGACCGATCGAAAAACCTGCTCCGCGACATTGGCTTCGAAAACGTAAAAATCAGTGGCGATACCCGCTTTGACAGGGTTTCCAAAATCCTGGAACGCAACAATACGCTCGATTTTATAGAAACCTTCCTTGATGGTAAAATGGCGTTTGTCGCCGGAAGCTCGTGGCCCAAAGATGAAAGCCAGTACCGCGATTTTGTCGACAGCACGGCATTTGACCTCAAATACATCATTGCGCCGCACACGACCAAACCCGAGCAGATGCAGGAACTCAAACACAGCTTCCGTAAAAAAGCCGTGTTGTTTTCTGAAAAGGAAGGCAAAAACCTCGCCGATTTTGACATTTTCATAATCGATACGATTGGCCTGCTTACCAAAATTTACAGCTATGCAGATATCGCCTACGTGGGCGGCGGCTTCGGGACCGCAGGGCTTCACAATATCCTGGAACCGGCGACCTTCGGCATCCCTATTGTCATCGGGCCGAATTACTCGAAATTTTCCGAAGCGGTTGCGCTGGTCGGACTGGGCGGATGTCTTTCGGTTAAAAATAAAACCGAACTCGTTCAGACTTTGTCCATGCTGGTGCAGAATGACGACGAACGGATTGAGAAAGGCCACATCTGCAGCACGTTCGTACAGATGAATAAAAATGCGACCGAGGTGATCATGAAAAATATTTCCGATGTGTGAATTTGTGCCTGTGACTAAAGACAACATCGGAGACATCCTGGGGATGATGTCCGACTTCTATGCAATTGACGGCTATCCTATTGACCTTAAAAAATCCGCGTCGCTTTTTGAAACCTTTGTCGCCGACGAAAGTCTCGGCAAGGCGTGGATGGTGTATTCTGACACGAATGTTGCGGGTTACGTGATCCTGACCACCACCTTCAGTTTCGAATACGGCGGGAAAATCGGCTTTATCGACGAACTGTTTGTAAAGGACGGTTTCCGCAGCAACGGAATCGGGAAAGCCGCTGTAACATTTATAAAGGAGCAGGCGACTAAACTCGGACTCCGATTGCTGTACCTCGAAGTCGAACAGCACAATACCAAAGCGCAGGAACTGTACCTGAAATTCGGTTTTTCGACACACCATCGGCAACTGATGCAATATAAAATCAAATAATCACTATTACTTATGAGATTCCTTAAACTGATCCTATTGTTTGTCGTAATCCAGGCCAAAGCCCAGCAGGGTGGTATGTGGATCCCATCATTGCTCGAAGGCATGAACGAAAAAGAGATGAAAAACCTCGGCATGAAAATGTCGGCGGCCGACATTTATGACGTCAACCATTCCAGCCTCAAGGATGCCGTACCGCAGTTTGATGGCGGCTGCACTTCAGAGGTTATTTCGCCCAAAGGCCTGCTGCTTACGAACCACCATTGCGGCTTTGATGCGATACAGTCGCATTCCTCTGTCGAACACGATTACCTGACGGACGGGTTCTGGGCTTATAAAATGGAAGACGAACTCCCGAATGAAGGGATGGTTGTGATGTTTATCGTCAGGATTGAAGACGTTACTAAACAAATCCTGACCGGCACCGAGAACCTCTCAGAGACTGAAAAACAGAAGAAGATCCAGGAAAATATGACGTCGCTTTCCAACAGTTTCCCAAAAGAAAGCTGGCAGGAAAATAAGATCCGGACATTTTATGAGGGCAATCAGTATCTGCTTTTCGTTACCGAAACTTTCAAGGACATCAGGCTCGTCGGCGCGCCGCCTTCCTCAATCGGGAAATTTGGATCGGATACCGACAACTGGGTTTGGCCGAGACATACGGGCGATTTTTCGCTGTTCCGGATTTATGCCGACAAAAACAACCATCCGGCAGCCTATTCTAAAGAAAATGTATCTTACGTGCCCAAGCATTTCCTGCCAATCTCCATGGATGGCGTACAGGAAAACGATTTCAACATGGTTATGGGGTTCCCCGGCCGCACTACAGAATACCTGCCTGCAGTGGCTATTGAGCAGATTGTAAATGAGCTCAACCCGGCGAAAATTGAAGTGCGTGACAAAGCGCTGAAGATTGAAGACGGGTTTATGCGCAAAGACCTTGCAATCAAGATCCAGTATGCTTCAAAATACGCCGGCATTGCCAATTACTGGAAAAAATGGATCGGCGAAACGCAGGGCCTTAAAAAGTCAGGTGCGGTACAGGTGCGCAAAGATGAGGAAAAACGTTTCCGGGAGGAAGTCATCAGAAAAGGAAAAACGGCTGAATACGGCAACCTGCTTACAGACTTCGAAACGAATTATAAGGAAATTGCGCCGTATGCGCTGGCGCGGGACTATTTTAACGAAGTGGTATTGCGAAACACCGAATTGCTCAGCGTCGGCTACAAATTGTACCAGTTGGAGCAACTTCAGAAAACCAAGGGGGAGCAGGCATTTACCGATCGGAAAAATGCCCTTGCCAACGGATTGGGCGATTTCTACAAAGACTACAACAAGAATGTAGACGAAAAGATTTTCTCCGAATTGATCTCGATTTACGCTCGAAAAGTCCCCACTCCGTTCCTGCCGTCGGCGTTGTCAGGCATCGATACTGAAAAACTCACCGCCGACATTTACAACACATCGGCCCTGACAAACTACGATGCCATTAAGAAACTGCTGTCCGGAGACACCCAAACGGTCATCACTAACATGAATGCCGACAAAGGCTACCAGTTGGTCAAAAATATGGCTGAAACCTATATGAATAAGGTCGCACCAAAATACGACGAAATCAATCTCAGGATCACCGCCCTGCAGCGTACCTACATCAAGGCATTGCTCGAATTGAAAACGAGGCCACGGATGTTTCCTGACGCAAACAGCACACTACGCGTTACCTACGGAAAGGTAAAAGGATATAAGGCCAAAGATGCGACGGTTTACGAATCAAAAACATACCTTGACGGTGTAATGGAAAAATACATTCCCGGCGATTATGAATTTGACGTGTCGCCCAAACTGATCGAACTCTATAATAAGAAGGATTACGGTCCGTACGGGGAAGCGGGGAAAATGCCGGTTTGCTTCATAGGGACCAGCCATACGACGGGTGGAAATTCGGGCAGTCCGGCGATCGACGCACGCGGGAACCTGATTGGGTTGAATTTTGACCGCGTCTGGGAAGGCACGATGAGTGACATCTATTATGACCCCGCCATCTGTAGGAATGTGATGACAGATATCCGGTATGTACTGTTTATAATTGACAAATTTGCGGGCGCCCAAAACATCATTGACGAACTCAAACTCGTCCACCCTAAGAAAAAAAGATAACCGTCTGTCTTTCAAATGGGCAGCACACAGAAAACCACACCAGCATTTAGCCCCCGGTTTGGCAAGGGAGTGCTGATTTCCAAAGCATTGAAAAATTGAATTTTTTTCAAAAAAAAATTGAAAAATAATTTTACATATTAAAAAATTTATATCTTTGCCTCGAATTAATAATTAACCTTTTATAATTAAGTAAGATGAAAAAAGTATTTTTAAGTTTAGCTGCTATCGCTGTATTGTCTGTTGTTTCTTGCAAGAAAGAAGCTGAAGGAACTGAGACTACTGTAGATTCAACTACTGTTGAAACTCCAGCTGCTGTTGAGACAACTACAACTACTACTGTTGATACAACTGTTGTTGACACTACTAAAGCTGCTGCTACTCCAGCTGAAACTCCAGCTAAGTAATTAGTATCTAAAGAAAAAATCAAAGCCTCGCATTGCGGGGCTTTTTTTATGGTGTGATTGCAGGTCCGGATGACCGAAGCCTGGTGACTTAACCGAAAATGATGTCGCTTTGAGAAAAATCCAGTATTTCCGCCGTCGCCGCGCTTTGATTGATTTCGTCGATGCCCTTCTGCAACCGCAACTCTGTAGAATATTTCCTGCTCGTTACCGTCAGGGTCTCGCCGACGGTGAGTTTAAAAAAGTATTTTCCTGCGGCTGCTTTATGCCTCGTATAAACTGCGCTGTTTAGGTTCGCCTTGAGCTTTTCAATCGCCTCCTCACACTCAAAACGCAGTTCGTAGCCCGGACTGCTGAAAATGGTCTTGCCTTTTCGCGAGGTAAACGCAAATTTATATTCGCCATTAAATCGTTTGCTGATCACAAATGCACCCATCCGACTACATACAGATATTAAACATCAATTTTATAAAACAAAAAAAGAGGTGCCAATTATAATGACACCTCTTTTTTTTGGTACTCAGAGCGGGACTTGAACCCGCACGAACATTGCTGTTCACTGGATTTTAAGTCCAGCGTGTCTACCAATTTCACCATCCGAGCTGGATATAGAGCGAAAAACGGGGCTCGAACCCGCGACCTCGACCTTGGCAAGGTCGCGCTCTACCAACTGAGCTATTTTCGCAATTATGTAAAAGAACCGCAACACTTCT
The nucleotide sequence above comes from Flavobacterium magnum. Encoded proteins:
- a CDS encoding DUF1508 domain-containing protein translates to MGAFVISKRFNGEYKFAFTSRKGKTIFSSPGYELRFECEEAIEKLKANLNSAVYTRHKAAAGKYFFKLTVGETLTVTSRKYSTELRLQKGIDEINQSAATAEILDFSQSDIIFG
- a CDS encoding 3-deoxy-D-manno-octulosonic acid transferase → MILLYNLIVLMASQLVKAAALFSPKMRLFVNGRRNVVGEIRNKIGPSDRTIWFHTASLGEFEQGLPVMEAIKDKYPDHGIVVTFFSPSGYEVRKNNAIADVTVYLPLDTPGKVTSFLDAVHPEMAFFVKYEFWPNYLRQLKQRRIPTYLISGIFRENQVFFKWYGGFYRKALQTFERFFVQNDRSKNLLRDIGFENVKISGDTRFDRVSKILERNNTLDFIETFLDGKMAFVAGSSWPKDESQYRDFVDSTAFDLKYIIAPHTTKPEQMQELKHSFRKKAVLFSEKEGKNLADFDIFIIDTIGLLTKIYSYADIAYVGGGFGTAGLHNILEPATFGIPIVIGPNYSKFSEAVALVGLGGCLSVKNKTELVQTLSMLVQNDDERIEKGHICSTFVQMNKNATEVIMKNISDV
- a CDS encoding GNAT family N-acetyltransferase — translated: MCEFVPVTKDNIGDILGMMSDFYAIDGYPIDLKKSASLFETFVADESLGKAWMVYSDTNVAGYVILTTTFSFEYGGKIGFIDELFVKDGFRSNGIGKAAVTFIKEQATKLGLRLLYLEVEQHNTKAQELYLKFGFSTHHRQLMQYKIK
- a CDS encoding S46 family peptidase, producing MRFLKLILLFVVIQAKAQQGGMWIPSLLEGMNEKEMKNLGMKMSAADIYDVNHSSLKDAVPQFDGGCTSEVISPKGLLLTNHHCGFDAIQSHSSVEHDYLTDGFWAYKMEDELPNEGMVVMFIVRIEDVTKQILTGTENLSETEKQKKIQENMTSLSNSFPKESWQENKIRTFYEGNQYLLFVTETFKDIRLVGAPPSSIGKFGSDTDNWVWPRHTGDFSLFRIYADKNNHPAAYSKENVSYVPKHFLPISMDGVQENDFNMVMGFPGRTTEYLPAVAIEQIVNELNPAKIEVRDKALKIEDGFMRKDLAIKIQYASKYAGIANYWKKWIGETQGLKKSGAVQVRKDEEKRFREEVIRKGKTAEYGNLLTDFETNYKEIAPYALARDYFNEVVLRNTELLSVGYKLYQLEQLQKTKGEQAFTDRKNALANGLGDFYKDYNKNVDEKIFSELISIYARKVPTPFLPSALSGIDTEKLTADIYNTSALTNYDAIKKLLSGDTQTVITNMNADKGYQLVKNMAETYMNKVAPKYDEINLRITALQRTYIKALLELKTRPRMFPDANSTLRVTYGKVKGYKAKDATVYESKTYLDGVMEKYIPGDYEFDVSPKLIELYNKKDYGPYGEAGKMPVCFIGTSHTTGGNSGSPAIDARGNLIGLNFDRVWEGTMSDIYYDPAICRNVMTDIRYVLFIIDKFAGAQNIIDELKLVHPKKKR